The Temnothorax longispinosus isolate EJ_2023e chromosome 4, Tlon_JGU_v1, whole genome shotgun sequence genome has a window encoding:
- the Toll-6 gene encoding toll-like receptor 6, translated as MRGLVGRHEGPGRRSLSLSLAYYCLLVPVYHVLAVTSELPPRLDLPDYCSWDSRQDGALTCVHRYTGNDSLKTNFSQATSEYVTSMNIVCEDSDLEDDSGVLSVDSFLHLWRLRSLKLTGCKLVHWPAKLLSSLRDLRNLTVRTLNGYKTNYNLELEKGAFDNMPQIEKLDLSWNNIWQIPHPLFCSLSNLVTLNISWNLLKDITELGFQDVSEEKVSEKHPRRQLESTSARPPCSLDVQSLDMSNNQISVLPINGFSSLKRLRVLNLSSNAISMVADEALHGLRSLESLDLSGNKIVALPAALFRDATKSLKELILQNNSISALPGLVTDMNQLVTLDLSRNVLTSMWLNAETFSGLIRLVLLNLSYNRISRLDPAIFKDLYTLQILNLQFNEIATISADTFSPMSNLHTLELAHNRLTYLDAYSLNGLFALSLLALDSNLLEGIHPDAFRNCSSMQDLNLSGNNLDSIPVALKDMRILRTLDLGENQIRSLNKPGFRGMSSLYGLRMIGNEITNITQEDLVELPALQILNLARNRIEFVEDGAFAANPALQAIRLDSNLLQDMSGIFASAPGLLYLNMSDNMITQFDYSYLPEKLQWMDLHKNLITDLGVAPRNMRLQTLDMSFNRLTRIHSRSIPDSIELLFVNNNLISAVEPQTFFAKTNLTRVDLYANLIVKMNLSAFQLTPVPSNRQLPAFYIGGNPFICDCTTEWLQRINSLTLRQHPRVMDLESVYCRLPYDRHKSFIPLLEAKSSQFLCTYKAHCFALCHCCDFDACDCEMTCPTNCTCYHDQSWSANVVDCSSSGYKTLPGRLPMDATEVYLDGNNFGELNSHSFIGRKNLQILYANDSNIIAIRNHTFSGLKRLLVLHLENNKISVLNGVELMPLENLKELYLQNNLLTYIDNGTFLPLRQLEVLRLENNRLGTFALWQLGQNPYLVDIGLSSNPWNCECSYLDRVREWMSRNRAKINDWRSVTCSLGVPITLPANGSVINCAALTGTTSVVEAHPLEAYLPLLLATVVLIFAAVALVCGAIRHRRTLRTWAASRCGLRACYKTAAFEDQEKPFDAYISYSAVDEAFVSTILVPGLETSYRLCLHYRDLGAGSNVADAVAEAADSSRRTILVLSKNFLHGEWSRFEFKAALRDALKGKGRSVILLLVGGVCPRDLDADLKKRISSHTVLVWGDKLFWQKLRFAMPDVSPVPVLERPLPLPPPPPPPVHHQWT; from the coding sequence ATGCGTGGGCTCGTCGGTCGGCACGAAGGTCCCGGGAGAAGATCGCTGTCGCTGTCATTGGCCTATTACTGCCTGCTCGTGCCAGTGTACCACGTGCTCGCCGTGACCAGCGAGCTACCGCCGAGGCTCGATTTGCCCGACTATTGTTCGTGGGATTCGCGCCAGGATGGCGCGCTCACCTGCGTGCATCGTTACACGGGCAACGACTCGCTCAAGACGAACTTTTCTCAGGCCACGAGCGAGTACGTGACCTCCATGAACATCGTCTGCGAGGACTCCGATCTGGAAGACGACAGTGGCGTACTCAGCGTGGACAGCTTCCTTCACCTATGGCGGCTGCGGTCATTGAAACTAACTGGATGCAAGTTGGTGCATTGGCCGGCCAAGTTACTCAGCAGTCTACGCGATCTTCGTAATCTGACCGTTAGAACGCTGAACGGGTACAAAACCAACTACAATCTGGAGTTGGAAAAGGGCGCTTTCGACAATATGCCGCAGATCGAAAAACTCGATCTATCATGGAACAACATCTGGCAAATACCACATCCCCTGTTCTGTTCCTTATCAAACTTGGTAACTTTGAACATCTCGTGGAATTTGCTGAAGGACATCACGGAACTCGGATTTCAAGATGTCAGTGAAGAGAAAGTATCCGAGAAGCATCCGAGACGTCAACTGGAGTCCACGTCGGCCCGTCCCCCGTGTTCCCTGGACGTGCAGTCATTGGACATGTCGAACAATCAAATCTCCGTACTGCCAATCAACGGATTTTCATCGTTGAAACGTCTCAGAGTATTGAATTTGTCTAGCAACGCGATCTCCATGGTAGCAGACGAGGCTCTGCACGGACTCAGGTCTCTCGAGAGCCTCGACCTATCTGGGAACAAAATCGTCGCTTTGCCGGCGGCGTTGTTCCGAGATGCGACCAAGTCGTTGAAGGAGCTGATATTGCAAAACAACTCTATCAGTGCGCTGCCGGGTTTAGTGACCGATATGAATCAACTAGTCACCCTCGACTTGTCAAGAAACGTCTTGACTAGCATGTGGTTGAACGCGGAGACATTTTCCGGATTGATACGCCTCGTACTCCTGAATCTATCGTACAATCGGATTAGCAGGCTCGATCCGGCAATCTTCAAAGACCTCTATACTTTGCAGATTTTAAATCTCCAATTCAACGAGATAGCAACGATATCAGCGGACACTTTCTCGCCGATGAGCAATCTACACACCCTAGAATTAGCTCACAATCGTTTGACTTATCTTGATGCTTACTCCCTGAACGGATTATTCGCGCTGTCGCTGCTGGCCTTGGACTCCAACTTGCTCGAGGGAATTCATCCGGACGCCTTTCGGAACTGCTCAAGCATGCAAGATTTAAACCTGTCCGGCAACAATCTCGACAGCATACCGGTGGCGCTAAAAGACATGAGGATATTGCGGACCCTCGATCTGGGCGAGAATCAGATCAGAAGTCTGAATAAGCCCGGTTTCCGAGGAATGTCAAGTCTGTATGGACTAAGAATGATCGGCAACGAGATCACTAACATCACGCAAGAGGATCTCGTGGAATTGCCGGCGCTACAGATCTTAAATCTGGCCAGGAACAGAATCGAATTCGTGGAGGACGGTGCGTTCGCTGCCAATCCGGCGCTTCAAGCGATTCGACTCGACTCAAATTTGTTGCAGGATATGTCCGGCATTTTTGCAAGCGCGCCCGGTCTTTTGTATCTGAACATGTCTGACAACATGATCACGCAGTTTGATTACAGCTATCTGCCTGAGAAATTACAGTGGATGGATCtacataaaaatcttattacgGATCTTGGCGTCGCGCCACGGAATATGAGATTGCAGACGCTCGATATGTCGTTTAACCGGCTAACAAGGATACATTCTCGGTCGATCCCGGATTCCATCGAGCTACTGTTCGTCAACAATAATTTGATATCTGCCGTGGAGCCGCAAACATTCTTCGCCAAGACGAATCTCACTCGAGTGGATCTCTATGCGAATCTGATCGTCAAGATGAACCTCTCGGCGTTCCAACTTACTCCGGTGCCATCTAACAGGCAACTTCCGGCGTTCTACATTGGCGGAAATCCCTTTATATGCGACTGCACCACGGAGTGGTTGCAGAGGATCAATTCGCTTACGCTGAGACAGCATCCAAGGGTGATGGATCTCGAGTCCGTTTACTGTAGATTACCTTACGATCGTCACAAGTCGTTTATACCGCTGCTGGAAGCCAAATCCTCGCAATTCTTATGCACTTACAAGGCGCACTGCTTCGCTCTCTGCCATTGCTGCGACTTCGACGCTTGCGACTGCGAGATGACATGCCCGACGAACTGCACGTGTTATCACGATCAATCCTGGTCGGCGAATGTCGTCGACTGTTCCAGCTCGGGCTATAAAACTTTGCCGGGTCGATTACCAATGGATGCGACGGAGGTTTATCTCGACGGGAACAATTTCGGGGAACTGAATTCTCATTCGTTCATTGGCCGGAAGAACTTGCAGATTCTTTACGCGAACGATAGCAACATCATCGCGATCCGCAATCACACTTTCAGTGGTTTGAAGCGGCTGCTTGTGCTACATTTGGAAAACAACAAGATAAGCGTGCTTAACGGCGTGGAACTGATGCCGTTGGAAAATTTGAAGGAGCTGTATCTGCAGAATAATCTGTTGACATATATCGATAACGGTACATTCTTGCCACTGCGTCAGCTAGAGGTCTTGCGTCTGGAGAACAATCGACTCGGCACTTTCGCCCTCTGGCAACTGGGCCAGAATCCATATCTAGTCGACATCGGTTTGTCCAGTAATCCGTGGAACTGCGAGTGTTCGTATTTAGATCGCGTACGGGAGTGGATGTCCCGTAACCGGGCGAAAATCAACGACTGGCGTAGCGTCACCTGTTCTCTCGGTGTGCCCATAACTCTCCCAGCGAACGGATCGGTCATAAATTGCGCGGCATTAACGGGCACGACTTCCGTCGTCGAGGCGCATCCGCTCGAGGCTTATCTGCCGCTGCTGCTCGCCACAGTCGTGCTGATTTTCGCAGCAGTCGCTTTGGTGTGCGGAGCAATCAGACATCGTCGTACTCTGAGAACCTGGGCCGCCAGCAGATGCGGTCTGCGGGCGTGCTACAAGACCGCAGCCTTCGAGGATCAGGAGAAACCGTTCGACGCCTACATCTCCTATTCTGCGGTCGACGAGGCCTTCGTCTCGACGATTCTCGTGCCGGGTCTTGAAACTTCGTATAGGCTGTGCTTACATTATCGAGATCTCGGTGCCGGCAGCAACGTCGCCGACGCCGTAGCCGAAGCAGCCGACTCATCGAGGCGCACTATTCTCGTATTGTCGAAGAACTTTCTGCACGGCGAGTGGTCTAGGTTCGAATTCAAGGCGGCCCTGAGGGACGCTCTCAAGGGAAAGGGCCGTTCGGTAATTTTGCTTCTGGTGGGCGGTGTGTGCCCACGGGATCTCGACGCCGATCTTAAAAAGAGAATCTCGTCGCACACCGTGCTGGTATGGGGGGACAAGTTGTTCTGGCAGAAGCTGAGGTTCGCCATGCCGGACGTGTCTCCCGTTCCCGTTTTAGAGAGACCCCTGccgttgccgccgccgccgccacctccGGTGCATCATCAATGGACGTAG